The following are encoded in a window of Oncorhynchus mykiss isolate Arlee chromosome 11, USDA_OmykA_1.1, whole genome shotgun sequence genomic DNA:
- the LOC110536320 gene encoding U6 snRNA-associated Sm-like protein LSm1, which translates to MNYMPGTASLIDDIDKKHLVLLRDGRTLIGFLRSIDQFANLVFHQTVERIHVGKKFGDIPRGIFIVRGENVVLLGEIDVDKLCDNVLQQVSIEEILEEQRLQQQAKQKTEKAKVTALKDRGLSIPKADNLDEY; encoded by the exons ATGAACTACATGCCAGGGACCGCGAGTCTCATCGATGACATAGACA AAAAGCATCTTGTACTTCTTCGAGATGGACGAACGCTAATTGGGTTTCTGAGAAGCATTGACCAGTTTG CCAACCTAGTTTTTCATCAAACAGTCGAGCGCATCCATGTGGGCAAGAAGTTTGGAGACATCCCCAGAGGAATCTTCATTGTGAGAGGAGAGAACGTTGTTTTGCTTGGAGAAATA GACGTTGATAAGCTGTGTGACAACGTCTTGCAGCAAGTTTCTATAGAGGAGATCCTGGAGGAGCAGCGATTGCAACAGCAAGCCAAGCAGAAGACAGAGAAAGCCAAGGTGACCGCACTGAAGGACAGAGGCCTATCCATCCCAAAAGCAGATAATCTCGATGAATACTGA
- the LOC110536321 gene encoding BAG family molecular chaperone regulator 4, which yields MTNDRSAGDAAWVMHHQMQSNPKSAWPSNFNSENNNVNWNNAMDASQYPGYSSNYWYPQTHSTAGHYPNAYPSGSDVQPPYNPQAMQAYPNGHGVYNTGPGQYPANSFHPSNPFYCAEQMSPRQATGQYPSQGCPGPEQSTGGSGQPHTQHQHQHHHYPGPHCQGAPSYPPGSYTHYGEGGPALPANPQYPTGQALHPRPQAEAWAHSGGYGPSHQQWQPGTQPLHSNYGNPVRPQHPPAWPGTGTGAPPPYEAKDQHYPGPHQHQCAPQVGPKPRPAPSPNPTNGKPVDFSSPPQMYNKPGRGGVQEPKPSQGEPPTQPQGPIGPQSLSDNPSLAKVQQVMARVLLLHEDVDEFVGKKSDKSYRYLEELLTKELLVLDSVETQGQEVVRQARKEAVQRIQAILDRLEKKAF from the exons ATGACAAACGACAGAAGTGCTGGGGACGCTGCTTGGGTGATGCATCATCAAATGCAGTCGAATCCCAAATCCGCCTGGCCCTCAAATTTCAACTCGGAAAATAATAACGTGAACTGGAATAACGCTATG GACGCTTCCCAATACCCTGGTTACTCCTCAAACTACTGGTATCCCCAGACACATTCCACAGCAGGGCACTATCCAAATGCCTACCCTTCAGGATCTGACGTACAGCCACCTTACAACCCACAG GCAATGCAAGCATATCCAAATGGCCACGGCGTCTATAACACTGGTCCAGGCCAATATCCGGCAAATTCTTTCCACCCATCCAACCCATTCTACTGTGCAGAGCAGATGTCTCCCAGGCAGGCAACAGGCCAGTACCCTAGCCAGGGCTGCCCAGGACCAGAGCAGAGCACAGGCGGGTCAGGACAACCCCACACCCAGCACCAACATCAGCACCACCACTACCCTGGACCGCACTGTCAAGGG GCCCCTAGCTATCCTCCTGGGTCTTACACACACTATGGGGAAGGTGGTCCTGCATTGCCTGCAAACCCCCAATACCCCACTGGACAGGCCCTTCACCCTAGGCCGCAGGCTGAGGCTTGGGCCCACTCGGGTGGGTATGGGCCCTCACACCAGCAGTGGCAGCCAGGCACCCAACCTCTACACAGCAACTATGGGAACCCTGTCCGCCCACAACACCCCCCAGCCTGGCCAGGCACTGGCACTGGAGCCCCACCCCCCTATGAAGCCAAG GACCAGCACTACCCAGGACCCCACCAGCACCAGTGTGCCCCACAGGTGGGACCCAAACCCAGACCAgccccctcccctaaccccactAATGGCAAGCCCGTCGACTTCAGCTCACCTCCCCAGATGTACAACAAACCAGGACGAGGGGGGGTGCAGGAGCCAAAGCCTTCCCAGGGTGAGCCTCCAACCCAGCCCCAGGGGCCAATCGGGCCCCAGTCCCTGAGCGACAACCCCAGCTTGGCCAAAGTCCAGCAGGTCATGGCCCGGGTGCTTTTGCTCCATGAGGATGTGGATGAGTTTGTGGGTAAAAAATCGGACAAGAGTTACCGATACCTGGAGGAACTGCTGACCAAGGAACTGCTGGTTCTGGACTCAGTGGAGACCCAGGGACAGGAAGTGGTCAGGCAGGCCCGGAAGGAGGCTGTGCAGAGGATCCAGGCCATCCTGGACCGGCTGGAGAAAAAGGCCTTCTGA